DNA sequence from the Methanobrevibacter millerae genome:
TCACAATTTATCTCTGAGACATCAATTTCACCAGACATCAATTTAGGTAATAAAAGATCTCTAATTCTTTCTAAATTATTTATCATGGATTTATTATAGTTAATTACATCATAATAAGTATCATAAATATTGTTAAACTTATTAATTAAATCCTTTGGTGGATAGGCTATTTTTATAATTGAGAAATCTTTATAATTTAATGTTTGTCTTACGGAACCTGATGATAAAGTAATTACCCATTGATTAAATCTTTTTGATTTGATGAACATATTCATGAAATTTTCGTATCCTTCTTCGACTTTGAAAGCAACATAAACAGGACTTACACAACCATCATAATCAAAATCATTTCTTCCAATAGAACCAATATTAATTCTTGCAGGATTATAAGCAAACTCTTTTTGTTTAACAACAATATATTTTTCAATAGATTTACTAAAAACTTGTTTATCAAAATATTCTTCTGATAAAATCAAATTTCCTGTATTTACTGCAGAAAATACTTTATAATTATTTTTTCCGACCTTTTCTTTAATTTGTGTAGTTACTTCCCCTAAAGTCTTTAAATTCCATTCTTTTGGAATCAAACCAATTTCACATTCTTCTAAACTTT
Encoded proteins:
- a CDS encoding restriction endonuclease subunit S — translated: MSLIDFSRYNEGTSIPSLRTETLYRLDFPIPNLEYQKERLKIINILSTIDDKIETNIRINKNLTSQIEALYYSMFVYYDDFPKKSLEECEIGLIPKEWNLKTLGEVTTQIKEKVGKNNYKVFSAVNTGNLILSEEYFDKQVFSKSIEKYIVVKQKEFAYNPARINIGSIGRNDFDYDGCVSPVYVAFKVEEGYENFMNMFIKSKRFNQWVITLSSGSVRQTLNYKDFSIIKIAYPPKDLINKFNNIYDTYYDVINYNKSMINNLERIRDLLLPKLMSGEIDVSEINC